Proteins from one Syngnathus scovelli strain Florida chromosome 17, RoL_Ssco_1.2, whole genome shotgun sequence genomic window:
- the LOC125984990 gene encoding frizzled-8, producing MTRFGSSSDCGAGVRPAMSRCALLLCLFTLAVHRSRCWGAKPLQCQEISVPMCKGIGYNLTYMPNQFHHDTQDEAGLEVHQFLALVEIKCSADLRFFLCSMYTPICLEDYKKPLPPCRSVCERARAGCAPLMRQFGFPWPDRMRCELLPEQGQQDLLCMDYKQDPSQVAVAAAASVVPPTKRPPLKPWKKAVYKHPHKPPPVVHHEGAPLAPKCPPPADCVAASASCHSPFFSAEERAFTGFWIGLWAALCFASTLTTVATFLVDMERFKYPERPIIFLAACYLCVSAGYLLRLAAGHEKVACTRQHGVDHSQQASVGPALCTLVFLLVYFFGMAASIWWVILSLAWFLAAALKWGNEAIAGYASYFHLAAWLLPSTKTIAALALGSVDGDPVAGICYVGNRNLDNLRGFVLAPMLVYLLVGSIFLLAGFVSLFRIRRVIRRQGGGGVAKADKLQRLMVRIGVFTVLYTVPAAVIAVCYFYEAHNRQAWEAGYKCGCPPSMVDGPPRPDYTVFMLKYFMGLLGGIASGVWVWSGKTLDSWRTWCTRCCWRSKTCSAGGGSMYSDVSTGLTWRSGTGSSVSFPKQVPLSRV from the coding sequence ATGACTCGTTTCGGCTCTTCGTCCGACTGTGGCGCCGGCGTGCGTCCGGCCATGTCCCGCTGCGCGCTCTTGCTGTGCCTCTTCACGCTGGCCGTGCACCGCTCGCGCTGCTGGGGCGCCAAGCCACTGCAATGCCAGGAGATCTCGGTGCCCATGTGCAAGGGCATCGGCTACAACCTCACGTATATGCCCAACCAGTTCCACCACGACACGCAGGACGAGGCTGGGCTGGAGGTGCACCAGTTCCTGGCGCTGGTGGAGATCAAGTGCTCGGCCGACCTGCGCTTCTTCCTGTGCAGCATGTACACGCCCATTTGCCTGGAGGACTACAAGAAGCCGCTGCCACCGTGCCGGAGCGTGTGCGAGCGGGCGCGAGCCGGCTGCGCGCCACTCATGCGGCAGTTTGGCTTCCCGTGGCCCGACCGCATGAGGTGCGAGCTGCTTCCGGAGCAGGGCCAGCAGGACTTGCTGTGCATGGACTACAAGCAGGACCCGAGTCAGGTTGCTGTCGCAGCTGCCGCCAGTGTCGTGCCACCCACCAAGCGCCCGCCGCTCAAGCCCTGGAAGAAGGCGGTCTACAAGCACCCGCACAAGCCACCCCCGGTGGTGCATCATGAGGGGGCGCCCCTTGCTCCGAAATGCCCTCCGCCGGCTGACTGCGTGGCCGCGTCCGCGTCCTGCCACAGCCCCTTCTTCAGCGCCGAGGAGCGCGCCTTCACCGGCTTCTGGATCGGCCTGTGGGCGGCGCTGTGCTTCGCGTCCACGCTGACCACCGTGGCCACCTTCCTGGTGGACATGGAGCGTTTCAAGTACCCCGAGCGGCCCATCATCTTCCTGGCCGCCTGCTACCTGTGTGTGTCGGCCGGCTACCTGCTGCGGCTGGCGGCGGGCCACGAGAAAGTGGCGTGCACGCGTCAGCATGGCGTCGATCACTCACAGCAGGCCAGCGTTGGCCCCGCGCTATGCACGTTGGTCTTCCTCTTGGTCTACTTCTTCGGCATGGCTGCATCCATCTGGTGGGTCATCCTGTCTCTGGCCTGGTTCCTGGCCGCCGCGCTCAAGTGGGGCAACGAGGCCATCGCGGGCTACGCGTCCTACTTCCACCTGGCCGCCTGGCTCCTCCCCAGCACGAAAACCATCGCAGCGCTGGCGCTGGGCTCCGTGGACGGGGACCCGGTGGCAGGCATCTGCTACGTGGGCAACCGGAACTTGGACAACCTGCGCGGCTTCGTCCTGGCTCCCATGCTGGTCTACCTACTCGTGGGCTCCATCTTCTTGCTGGCCGGCTTCGTGTCTCTCTTCCGCATCCGCCGCGTCATCCGGCGccagggcggcggcggcgtggccAAGGCGGACAAGCTGCAGCGGCTCATGGTTCGAATCGGAGTGTTCACAGTACTCTATACGGTGCCGGCTGCCGTCATCGCGGTGTGCTACTTTTACGAGGCGCACAACCGGCAAGCGTGGGAAGCGGGCTACAAATGCGGGTGCCCCCCCTCCATGGTGGACGGCCCCCCGCGGCCGGACTACACCGTGTTCATGCTCAAGTACTTCATGGGGCTGCTGGGAGGCATCGCGTCGGGCGTGTGGGTATGGTCCGGGAAGACCCTGGACTCGTGGAGGACGTGGTGCACACGATGCTGCTGGAGGAGCAAGACGTGCTCGGCGGGAGGGGGGTCCATGTACAGTGACGTCAGCACCGGCCTCACCTGGAGGTCTGGGACTGGGAGCTCCGTTTCCTTCCCCAAGCAGGTGCCTCTGTCCCGAGTGTGA